Proteins from one Camelina sativa cultivar DH55 chromosome 8, Cs, whole genome shotgun sequence genomic window:
- the LOC104707589 gene encoding uncharacterized protein LOC104707589 — MTRRQKKTAKLVTGVMGLCIVAYIAGPSLYWHLNETIADSLHSCPPCDCDCSSQPLLSIPDGLSNHSFLDCMRHGEGSEENESSFIEMVAEELKLREAQAQEDEWRADRLLLDAKKAASQYQKEADKCSMGMETCELAREKAEATIDGQRRLSYMWELRARQRGWKEATVASDVL, encoded by the exons ATGACCAGAAGGCAGAAGAAGACGGCGAAGCTGGTAACAGGGGTAATGGGACTATGTATTGTCGCCTACATCGCAGGTCCCTCTCTGTATTGGCATCTCAACGAGACCATTGCAGATTCTCTCCACTCTTGCCCTCCTTGTGACTGTGACTGTTCTTCTCAACCTCTCCTCTCCATCCCCGACg GATTGAGCAATCACAGTTTCTTGG ATTGCATGCGGCACGGGGAAGGGAGTGAAGAGAACGAGAGTAGTTTCATTGAAATGGTAGCTGAAGAGCTGAAGCTAAGAGAAGCACAAGCTCAAGAAGACGAATGGCGTGCAGATAGGTTGCTGCTAGATGCTAAGAAAGCGGCTTCTCAGTATCAAAAAGAAGCTGATAAATGCAGTATGGGGATGGAAACATGTGAGCTAGCAAGAGAGAAAGCAGAGGCAACTATAGATGGACAGAGAAGACTATCTTACATGTGGGAGCTTCGAGCTCGGCAAAGAGGATGGAAAGAAGCAACTGTTGCGTCTGATGTTCTCTAA
- the LOC104707590 gene encoding leucine--tRNA ligase, chloroplastic/mitochondrial isoform X1, producing the protein MSSHQILQFRSDPFVLSHCCPHILLTSSLTLHSPRKQPFPGLRFRWRRSNHTGIRSSTTSESHDTTKEALTSETATTSIELKRVYPFHEIEPKWQRYWEDNRTFRTPDDVDTSKPKFYVLDMFPYPSGAGLHVGHPLGYTATDILARLRRMQGYNVLHPMGWDAFGLPAEQYAIETGTHPKTTTLKNIDRFRLQLKSLGFSYDWERELSTTEPDYYKWTQWIFLQLYKRGLAYQAEVPVNWCPALGTVLANEEVVDGVSERGGHPVIRKPMRQWMLKITAYADRLLEDLDELEWPESIKEMQRNWIGRSEGAELNFSILDGKGQETDKKITVYTTRPDTLFGATYMVVAPEHHLLSYFVTSDQKQQVEEYKDFASRKSDLERTELQKEKTGVFTGCYAKNPANGDAIPIWVADYVLASYGTGAIMAVPAHDTRDNEFALKYNIPIKWVVKNEAASCDDAKQVYPGLGMIENSSSLETGLDINQLSSKEAALKVTEWAERTGNGNKKVNYKLRDWLFARQRYWGEPIPILILDESGETIAVSESELPLTLPELNDFTPTGTGEPPLSKAVSWVNTVDPITEKPAKRETSTMPQWAGSCWYYLRFMDPKNPEALVDKEKEKYWSPVDVYVGGAEHAVLHLLYSRFWHKVLYDIGVVSTKEPFKCVINQGIILGEVQYTAWKDQEGNYVTADTEERLNEHQQVTIPEERVMKSGDHFVLKEEPSIRLVPRAYKMSKSRGNVVNPDDVVLEYGADSLRLYEMFMGPFRDSKTWNTSGIEGVHRFLARTWRLVIGLPQSDGSFKDGTIVTDDEPTLEQLRTLHKCIAKVTEEIESTRFNTGISGMMEFVNAAYKWNNQPRGIIEPFVLLLSPYAPHMAEELWSRLGHLNSLAYESYPKANPDYLKNTTIVLPVQINGKTRGTIEVEEGCSEDDAFVLASQEEKLRKYLHGQSIKKRIYVPGKILNVILDRTNVKVTTK; encoded by the exons ATGAGCtctcatcaaatcctccaattTCGCTCTGACCCGTTTGTGCTGTCACACTGTTGCCCCCATATACTCCTCACCAGCTCTCTCACACTCCATTCTCCTCGAAAGCAGCCTTTTCCCGGTCTCCGTTTCCGTTGGCGTCGCTCTAATCACACCGGAATCAGGAGTTCAACGACGTCTGAGTCTCATGATACCACAAAAGAAGCTTTGACTTCGGAAACGGCCACTACGTCGATTGAATTGAAAAGGGTCTATCCGTTTCACGAAATTGAGCCCAAGTGGCAACGCTATTGGGAAGATAACAGAACTTTCCGGACACCAGACGATGTCGATACTTCGAAACCTAAGTTCTACGTTCTCGACATGTTTCCATATCCAag TGGAGCTGGATTACATGTGGGGCATCCACTGGGTTATACAGCAACTGATATATTAGCGAGGCTTAGGCGTATGCAAGGTTACAATGTTTTGCATCCTATGGGATGGGATGCTTTTGGATTGCCTGCAGAGCAATATGCTATTGAg ACAGGAACTCATCCGAAAACTACAACATTGAAGAACATTGACCGCTTTCGTTTACAG ctCAAATCACTTGGCTTCTCGTACGATTGGGAACGTGAACTTTCTACAACAGAGCCGGACTATTATAAATGGACACAATGGATCTTTCTTCAGCTTTATAAGAGAGGTTTGGCATATCAG GCTGAAGTACCCGTCAACTGGTGTCCTGCTCTTGGTACTGTTTTGGCCAATGAGGAAGTGGTGGATGGTGTTAGTGAGCGTGGTGGTCACCCAGTTATAAGAAAG CCGATGAGGCAATGGATGCTGAAGATTACTGCATACGCTGATCGTCTTCTAGAAGATTTAGACGAACTTGAGTGGCCTGAAAGTATAAAGGAAATGCAGAGAAACTGGATTGGAAGATCTGAAGGAGCTGAATTGAACTTTTCAATTCTTGATGGCAAAGGCCAAGAAACTGACAAAAAGATTACAGTTTACACCACGAGGCCAGATACACTTTTTGGAGCAAC TTACATGGTTGTGGCACCAGAGCATCATTTGTTGTCTTACTTTGTAACCTCAGATCAGAAACAACAA GTTGAGGAATACAAAGATTTTGCTTCGAGGAAAAGTGACCTTGAAAGAACAGAACTTCAGAAGGAAAAGACTGGTGTATTTACCGGATGTTATGCGAAAAATCCAGCTAATGGGGATGCTATTCCCATTTGGGTAGCTGACTATGTTCTAGCAAG TTATGGAACTGGAGCAATCATGGCAGTCCCAGCTCATGATACTCGAGATAATGAGTTTGCGTTGAAGTATAACATTCCGATCAAGTGGGTTGTGAAAAACGAGGCAGCTTCATGCGATGATGCCAAGCAAGTTTATCCCGGATTAGGCATGATTGAAAACTCATCAAGTTTAGAAACAGGACTTGACATAAATCAACTATCTAGCAAAGAAGCTGCTTTGAAAGTTACTGAATGGGCTGAGAGAACCGGCAATGGAAATAAAAAG GTAAATTACAAGTTGAGAGATTGGCTATTTGCACGGCAGCGTTACTGGGGTGAACCTATCCCAATCTTAATTTTAGATGAATCTGGTGAAACCATTGCGGTTTCAGAATCTGAACTGCCACTCACTTTGCCTGAGTTGAATGATTTTACTCCCACTGGAACAGGGGAACCACCACTGTCAAAAGCAGTTTCATGG GTAAACACAGTAGATCCTATAACAGAAAAACCTgccaaaagagaaacaagcacTATGCCACAATGGGCTGGCTCTTGCTg GTACTATCTGAGATTCATGGACCCGAAAAACCCTGAAGCATTAGTtgacaaggaaaaagaaaa ATATTGGAGCCCAGTAGATGTATATGTTGGTGGTGCTGAACATGCTGTTTTACACTTACTATACTCGAGGTTTTGGCACAAG GTACTTTATGACATTGGCGTTGTGTCGACGAAAGAACCTTTCAAGTGTGTCATAAATCAAGGAATCATCCTTGGGGAA GTCCAGTATACAGCTTGGAAAGACCAAGAAGGAAATTATGTAACTGCAGATACCGAAGAACGGTTAAATGAACATCAACAAGTGACAATACCGGAAGAAAGA GTTATGAAGTCCGGAGATCATTTTGTTCTGAAGGAGGAGCCTAGCATTCGTCTAGTTCCACGAGCTTATAAAATGAGCAAAAGTAGAGGAAATGTCGTAAATCCTGATGATGTTGTGTTAGAGTACGGTGCAGATTCTCTACGTTTGTATGAGATGTTCATGGGACCATTTAG GGACTCAAAAACTTGGAACACGAGTGGGATTGAAGGTGTACATCGTTTCTTGGCAAGAACATGGAGACTAGTCATTGGTTTGCCTCAGTCTGATGGTTCTTTCAAAGATGGAACCATAGTGACTGATGATGAACCGACCCTTGAACAACTCCGAACTCTTCATAAATGCATAGCTAAG GTGACTGAGGAAATTGAGAGTACCCGATTCAACACAGGGATTTCAGGAATGATGGAGTTTGTTAATGCGGCATATAAG TGGAATAATCAACCTAGAGGAATCATTGAGCCTTTTGTTCTTTTGCTCTCACCTTACGCACCTCACATGGCTGAAGAGCTTTGGTCACGGTTAGGCCATCTGAATTCTCTGGCCTATGAAAGCTACCCTAAG GCAAACCCGGATTACCTAAAGAACACAACTATCGTTCTTCCAGTTCAGATAAACGGCAAGACAAGAGGCACCATAGAGGTTGAAGAAGGATGttctgaagatgatgcttttgTTCTTGCTTCACAGGAAGAAAAACTCAGGAAATATCTACACGGACAGTCAATCAAGAAGCGAATCTATGTGCCTGGGAAGATCCTTAACGTTATCCTAGACCGTACTAATGTCAAGGTCACTACAAagtag
- the LOC104707590 gene encoding leucine--tRNA ligase, chloroplastic/mitochondrial isoform X2: protein MSSHQILQFRSDPFVLSHCCPHILLTSSLTLHSPRKQPFPGLRFRWRRSNHTGIRSSTTSESHDTTKEALTSETATTSIELKRVYPFHEIEPKWQRYWEDNRTFRTPDDVDTSKPKFYVLDMFPYPSGAGLHVGHPLGYTATDILARLRRMQGYNVLHPMGWDAFGLPAEQYAIETGTHPKTTTLKNIDRFRLQLKSLGFSYDWERELSTTEPDYYKWTQWIFLQLYKRGLAYQAEVPVNWCPALGTVLANEEVVDGVSERGGHPVIRKPMRQWMLKITAYADRLLEDLDELEWPESIKEMQRNWIGRSEGAELNFSILDGKGQETDKKITVYTTRPDTLFGATYMVVAPEHHLLSYFVTSDQKQQVEEYKDFASRKSDLERTELQKEKTGVFTGCYAKNPANGDAIPIWVADYVLASYGTGAIMAVPAHDTRDNEFALKYNIPIKWVVKNEAASCDDAKQVYPGLGMIENSSSLETGLDINQLSSKEAALKVTEWAERTGNGNKKVNYKLRDWLFARQRYWGEPIPILILDESGETIAVSESELPLTLPELNDFTPTGTGEPPLSKAVSWVNTVDPITEKPAKRETSTMPQWAGSCWYYLRFMDPKNPEALVDKEKEKYWSPVDVYVGGAEHAVLHLLYSRFWHKVLYDIGVVSTKEPFKCVINQGIILGEVQYTAWKDQEGNYVTADTEERLNEHQQVTIPEERVMKSGDHFVLKEEPSIRLVPRAYKMSKSRGNVVNPDDVVLEYGADSLRLYEMFMGPFRDSKTWNTSGIEGVHRFLARTWRLVIGLPQSDGSFKDGTIVTDDEPTLEQLRTLHKCIAKVTEEIESTRFNTGISGMMEFVNAAYKFRLILTVE, encoded by the exons ATGAGCtctcatcaaatcctccaattTCGCTCTGACCCGTTTGTGCTGTCACACTGTTGCCCCCATATACTCCTCACCAGCTCTCTCACACTCCATTCTCCTCGAAAGCAGCCTTTTCCCGGTCTCCGTTTCCGTTGGCGTCGCTCTAATCACACCGGAATCAGGAGTTCAACGACGTCTGAGTCTCATGATACCACAAAAGAAGCTTTGACTTCGGAAACGGCCACTACGTCGATTGAATTGAAAAGGGTCTATCCGTTTCACGAAATTGAGCCCAAGTGGCAACGCTATTGGGAAGATAACAGAACTTTCCGGACACCAGACGATGTCGATACTTCGAAACCTAAGTTCTACGTTCTCGACATGTTTCCATATCCAag TGGAGCTGGATTACATGTGGGGCATCCACTGGGTTATACAGCAACTGATATATTAGCGAGGCTTAGGCGTATGCAAGGTTACAATGTTTTGCATCCTATGGGATGGGATGCTTTTGGATTGCCTGCAGAGCAATATGCTATTGAg ACAGGAACTCATCCGAAAACTACAACATTGAAGAACATTGACCGCTTTCGTTTACAG ctCAAATCACTTGGCTTCTCGTACGATTGGGAACGTGAACTTTCTACAACAGAGCCGGACTATTATAAATGGACACAATGGATCTTTCTTCAGCTTTATAAGAGAGGTTTGGCATATCAG GCTGAAGTACCCGTCAACTGGTGTCCTGCTCTTGGTACTGTTTTGGCCAATGAGGAAGTGGTGGATGGTGTTAGTGAGCGTGGTGGTCACCCAGTTATAAGAAAG CCGATGAGGCAATGGATGCTGAAGATTACTGCATACGCTGATCGTCTTCTAGAAGATTTAGACGAACTTGAGTGGCCTGAAAGTATAAAGGAAATGCAGAGAAACTGGATTGGAAGATCTGAAGGAGCTGAATTGAACTTTTCAATTCTTGATGGCAAAGGCCAAGAAACTGACAAAAAGATTACAGTTTACACCACGAGGCCAGATACACTTTTTGGAGCAAC TTACATGGTTGTGGCACCAGAGCATCATTTGTTGTCTTACTTTGTAACCTCAGATCAGAAACAACAA GTTGAGGAATACAAAGATTTTGCTTCGAGGAAAAGTGACCTTGAAAGAACAGAACTTCAGAAGGAAAAGACTGGTGTATTTACCGGATGTTATGCGAAAAATCCAGCTAATGGGGATGCTATTCCCATTTGGGTAGCTGACTATGTTCTAGCAAG TTATGGAACTGGAGCAATCATGGCAGTCCCAGCTCATGATACTCGAGATAATGAGTTTGCGTTGAAGTATAACATTCCGATCAAGTGGGTTGTGAAAAACGAGGCAGCTTCATGCGATGATGCCAAGCAAGTTTATCCCGGATTAGGCATGATTGAAAACTCATCAAGTTTAGAAACAGGACTTGACATAAATCAACTATCTAGCAAAGAAGCTGCTTTGAAAGTTACTGAATGGGCTGAGAGAACCGGCAATGGAAATAAAAAG GTAAATTACAAGTTGAGAGATTGGCTATTTGCACGGCAGCGTTACTGGGGTGAACCTATCCCAATCTTAATTTTAGATGAATCTGGTGAAACCATTGCGGTTTCAGAATCTGAACTGCCACTCACTTTGCCTGAGTTGAATGATTTTACTCCCACTGGAACAGGGGAACCACCACTGTCAAAAGCAGTTTCATGG GTAAACACAGTAGATCCTATAACAGAAAAACCTgccaaaagagaaacaagcacTATGCCACAATGGGCTGGCTCTTGCTg GTACTATCTGAGATTCATGGACCCGAAAAACCCTGAAGCATTAGTtgacaaggaaaaagaaaa ATATTGGAGCCCAGTAGATGTATATGTTGGTGGTGCTGAACATGCTGTTTTACACTTACTATACTCGAGGTTTTGGCACAAG GTACTTTATGACATTGGCGTTGTGTCGACGAAAGAACCTTTCAAGTGTGTCATAAATCAAGGAATCATCCTTGGGGAA GTCCAGTATACAGCTTGGAAAGACCAAGAAGGAAATTATGTAACTGCAGATACCGAAGAACGGTTAAATGAACATCAACAAGTGACAATACCGGAAGAAAGA GTTATGAAGTCCGGAGATCATTTTGTTCTGAAGGAGGAGCCTAGCATTCGTCTAGTTCCACGAGCTTATAAAATGAGCAAAAGTAGAGGAAATGTCGTAAATCCTGATGATGTTGTGTTAGAGTACGGTGCAGATTCTCTACGTTTGTATGAGATGTTCATGGGACCATTTAG GGACTCAAAAACTTGGAACACGAGTGGGATTGAAGGTGTACATCGTTTCTTGGCAAGAACATGGAGACTAGTCATTGGTTTGCCTCAGTCTGATGGTTCTTTCAAAGATGGAACCATAGTGACTGATGATGAACCGACCCTTGAACAACTCCGAACTCTTCATAAATGCATAGCTAAG GTGACTGAGGAAATTGAGAGTACCCGATTCAACACAGGGATTTCAGGAATGATGGAGTTTGTTAATGCGGCATATAAG TTTCGTCTTATTTTGACAGTGGAATAA
- the LOC104707586 gene encoding uncharacterized protein LOC104707586 isoform X2: protein MESSSSSLLLHQSYLSYLNPKFRNRPSLSYPLMRNSRKCKQTRICSNKMYVPGFGEASPEAKAAKHLHDFFTYVAVRIVSAQLESYNPEAYLELREFIETNSVSDGDKFCATLMRRSSRHMNLALRILEVRSAYCKNDFEWDNLKRLAFKNVDGSNTRLMREYVLETSHVETDSDT from the exons atggagtcatcatcttcttcactcctTCTCCATCAATCTTACCTCTCTTACCTTAATCCAAAATTTCGAAATAGACCTTCCCTTTCTTATCCGTTAATGCGAAATTCGCGAAAATGCAAACAAACTCGAATTTGTTCTAACAAGATGTACGTTCCAG GCTTTGGAGAAGCTTCTCCGGAGGCTAAGGCAGCGAAGCATCTTCATGACTTCTTTACTTACGTTGCAGTGAGGATAGTGTCTGCTCAGCTTGAG AGTTATAACCCTGAGGCGTATTTGGAGTTAAGAGAATTTATAGAGACAAACTCTGTAAGTGACGGCGATAAATTTTGTGCCACTCTGATGCGTCGCTCTTCACGTCACATGAACTTAG CCCTTCGAATTTTAGAG GTACGGTCTGCGTATTGTAAAAACGATTTCGAGTGGGATAATCTGAAGCGCCTCGCCTTCAag AACGTAGATGGATCCAACACAAGACTCATGCGTGAATATGTCTTGGAGACTAGCCATGTCGAAACAGATTCCGATACGTGA
- the LOC104707587 gene encoding malonyl-CoA decarboxylase, mitochondrial-like, which produces MSKKNLAILLRARMRSNNPSTKFSLSHFPKEIQSNSQENHSNEGIGNSSKFGTTGRVYDVVRETMHSAISASKTGVLDITLSDFQEGYFNLSLEDRGKLLLVLAKEYDVNREQVRELVKQYLGLENPASDDDSKEALSSVFYRTERNLRQSLRPTYEVLFERLNTHPGGLRFLSILRADLLSILTKENTPSLRSLDTFLKEKLGMWLSPASLELHQITWDDPASLLEKIVAYEAVHPISNLLDLKRRLGTGRRCFGYFHPSIPGEPLIFIEVALMETVAQTIQEVLWDNPPIPENQATSALFYSISSTQPGLAGINLGKFLIKRVITLVKKDMPHVSTFATLSPIPGFMQWLLSKLSSQSRFAEGERDTQSNSPSSTFSEKVLLPEEEQALMSLSDDSSSGSNGMEVLLNLLSVKNCDWPTSPRILPVLEPILMRLCARYLLQEKKRGKALDSVANFHLQNGAMVERINWMADRSEKGIHQSGGIMVNYVYRLENIEDYAQSYFGSGKIHASPGIHSRL; this is translated from the exons ATGAGCAAGAAAAATCTGGCGATTCTGTTGCGTGCTAGAATGAGATCCAACAATCCCTCCACCAAGTTCTCCCTCTCTCACTTTCCT AAGGAGATTCAATCTAATTCTCAAGAGAATCATTCTAATGAAGGAATTGGGAACTCTAGTAAGTTTGGTACCACAGGAAG GGTATACGATGTAGTTCGAGAAACAATGCACTCTGCTATCTCAGCTAGCAAAACCGGTGTATTAGACATTACTCTTAGTGATTTTCAAGAG GGTTACTTTAACCTTTCTCTTGAAGACCGTGGGAAATTACTTCTTGTATTAGCCAAAGAATACGATGTTAACCGGGAGCAAGTCCGAGAACTCGTTAAGCAATATCTCGGACTTGAAAATCCAGCTA GTGATGATGATAGTAAGGAAGCTTTATCTTCTGTTTTCTATCGCACTGAACGGAATCTGAGGCAATCTCTTAGGCCAACATATGAAGTTCTCTTTGAGAGGTTGAATACACATCCAGGAGGGTTGAGATTTTTGTCTATACTCCGTGCTGATCTTCTATCAATACTCAC aaaagaaaacacgCCATCTCTCCGATCATTAGATACCTTTTTGAAGGAGAAACTTGGTATGTGGCTTAGTCCTGCTTCTTTAGAGCTTCATCAAATTACTTGGGATGATCCTGCTTCATTGCTTGAGAAAATTGTCGCATACGAG GCGGTGCATCCTATCAGCAACCTCTTGGATCTTAAGAGAAGACTGGGAACAGGCCGTCGATGCTTTGGATATTTCCATCCATCTATTCCTG GTGAGCCACTTATTTTTATTGAAGTTGCTCTCATGGAAACTGTTGCTCAAACAATTCAG GAAGTTTTATGGGACAATCCTCCCATACCAGAAAACCAAGCAACAAGTGCTTTATTTTACTCAATTTCTTCAACTCAG CCTGGCTTAGCTGGGATAAACCTTGGAAAATTTCTGATCAAACGAGTGATTACATTGGTGAAAAAAGACATGCCACATGTTTCT aCATTTGCAACACTTAGCCCCATTCCTGGATTCATGCAATGGCTCCTCTCAAAGTTATCGTCTCAATCAAGATTTGCTGAAGGGGAGCGTGATACACAGAGCAATTCGCCTTCATCTACTTTTAGCGAGAAAGTATTACTACCAGAAGAGGAACAAGCCCTGATGAGTCTATCAGA TGATTCTTCTTCAGGTAGCAACGGCATGGAAGTTCTATTGAATTTGCTATCAGTAAAGAACTGTGATTGGCCTACTTCACCTCGTATATTGCCAGTTTTAGAACCTATTCTTATGCGGTTATGTGCTAG GTACCTTttgcaagagaagaagagaggaaaagcttTAGACTCTGTTGCTAATTTCCACTTGCAAAATGGAGCG ATGGTTGAAAGAATAAATTGGATGGCGGATCGATCAGAGAAAGGTATTCATCAAAGTGGAGGCATTATGGTTAACTATGTCTATAG GTTAGAGAATATTGAAGACTATGCTCAATCGTATTTTGGGTCAGGAAAAATCCATGCCTCTCCCGGTATCCATTCCCGTCTCTAG
- the LOC104707588 gene encoding LOW QUALITY PROTEIN: protein OSCA1-like (The sequence of the model RefSeq protein was modified relative to this genomic sequence to represent the inferred CDS: substituted 1 base at 1 genomic stop codon) — MATLEDIGLAAGINIFTAFIFFVIFAFLRLQPFNDRVYFSKWYLRGLRSSPASSGGFAGRFVNLDVRSYLKFLHWMPEALKMPERELIDHAGLDSVVYLRIYLLGLKIFAPIAILAWAVLVPVHWTNDTLELAKHLKNVTSSDIDKLSISNIPQHSLRFWAHIVMAYAFTIWTCYMLMKEYETVANMRLQFVASEARRPDQFTVLVRNVPPDPDESVSELVEHFFLVNHPDHYLTHQVVCNANKLADLVSKKKKLQNWLDYYQLKYSRNNSQIRPMTKLGCLGLCGQKVDAIEHFIAEVDKISKEIAIERENVVNDEKSIMPASFVSFKTRWAAAVCAQTTQTRNPTKWLTEWAAEPRDVYWPNLAIPYVSLTVRRLLMNVAFFFLTFFFIIPIAFVQSLATVEGIEKVAPFLKVFIEEKFVKAVIQGLLAGIALKLFLIFLPSILMTMSKFEGFTSISSLERRSASRYYIFNLVNVFLANVIAGAAFEQLNSLLNQSPNQIPKTVGMAIPMKATFFITYIMIDGWAGVAGEILMLKPLIIFHLKNAFLVKTEKDREEAMDPGSIGFNTGEPXIQLYFLLGLVYAPVTPMLLPYILVFFGLAYIVYRHQIINVYNQEYESAAAFWPDVHGRVISALIISQLLLMGLLATKRAALAAPFLIALPVITIGFHRFCKGRYEPAFIRYPLEEAMMKDTLERAREPNLNLKGYLQDAYIHPVFKGGDDDDDSDVVGKLEDEVIIVPTKRQSRRNTPAPSRVSGESSPSLAVINGKEV; from the exons ATGGCAACACTTGAAGACATTGGTCTAGCAGCAGGGATAAACATCTTTACTGCATTCATTTTCTTCGTTATCTTTGCCTTTTTAAGGCTTCAGCCGTTCAACGACAGGGTTTACTTCTCGAAATGGTACCTCAGGGGGTTAAGAAGCAGCCCTGCAAGTTCCGGCGGATTTGCAGGGCGGTTTGTGAATTTGGATGTGAGATCATACCTTAAGTTCTTGCATTGGATGCCTGAAGCTCTCAAGATGCCTGAGCGTGAGCTGATTGATCATGCTGGTTTAGACTCTGTTGTGTATCTCCGGATTTACTTGCTCGG GCTTAAGATTTTTGCTCCAATAGCAATACTTGCTTGGGCAGTGCTTGTACCGGTCCATTGGACAAACGATACGTTGGAGTTGGCTAAGCACTTAAAGAACGTAACTTCAAGTGATATTGACAAACTGTCAATATCAAATATCCCACAGCATTCACTTAG GTTTTGGGCTCATATTGTAATGGCTTACGCCTTCACAATATGGACTTGTTATATGCTGATGAAGGAGTATGAGACAGTTGCTAACATGAGGCTTCAGTTTGTTGCCTCAGAAGCCCGTCGACCTGACCAGTTCACT GTTCTTGTTAGGAATGTACCTCCAGACCCAGACGAATCTGTGAGTGAGCTTGTGGAGCATTTTTTCCTAGTTAATCATCCTGATCACTACCTCACACATCag gttGTATGCAATGCAAACAAGCTCGCTGATTTGGtcagtaagaagaagaagctgcagAATTGGCTTGACTACTATCAGCTCAAATACTCTAGAAACAACTCTCAGATCAGACCTATGACAAAG CTTGGGTGCCTTGGTTTGTGTGGACAAAAAGTTGACGCAATCGAACACTTCATTGCTGAAGTtgataaaatatcaaaagag ATTGCTATAGAAAGGGAAAATGTGGTGAATGATGAAAAGTCAATCATGCCAGCATCTTTTGTCTCGTTCAAAACCCGTTGGGCTGCTGCTGTTTGCGCTCAGACCACACAGACCCGAAACCCAACGAAATGGCTAACCGAATGGGCTGCAGAGCCGCGTGATGTATATTGGCCAAACCTTGCGATCCCATATGTTTCTTTGACTGTAAGAAGATTGCTCATGAATGtagccttcttcttccttaccTTCTTTTTCATCATCCCTATTGCGTTTGTACAATCTCTTGCTACTGTTGAGGGAATTGAGAAAGTTGCACCGTTCTTGAAAGTCTTTATTGAAGA GAAGTTCGTTAAGGCGGTGATACAAGGTTTGCTAGCCGGTATTGCTCTGAAGCTTTTCTTGATCTTTCTGCCATCCATACTGATGACCATGTCCAAATTTGAAGGCTTTACATCAATTTCGTCCTTGGAAAGACGCTCAGCGTCAAGATATTACATTTTTAACTTAGTGAACGTCTTTCTTGCAAATGTTATCGCTGGAGCTGCGTTTGAGCAGCTCAACTCTTTACTCAATCAGTCACCAAATCA AATCCCCAAGACAGTTGGCATGGCGATACCGATGAAAGCAACCTtctttataacatatataatgatTGATGGTTGGGCAGGAGTTGCTGGAGAGATTCTTATGCTTAAACCTCTCATTATATTCCATCTCAAAAACGCATTCTTggtgaaaacagagaaagacaGAGAGGAAGCAATGGACCCGGGAAGCATCGGTTTCAACACGGGAGAGCCTTAGATACAGCTTTACTTCCTTCTAGGTCTTGTCTACGCTCCCGTGACACCAATGCTTCTTCCTTATATCTTAGTTTTCTTCGGTCTTGCTTACATCGTCTACCGCCATCAG ATTATAAATGTGTATAACCAAGAGTACGAGAGCGCTGCTGCGTTTTGGCCAGATGTTCATGGACGGGTTATATCGGCATTGATCATATCTCAGTTGCTTCTGATGGGTTTGTTGGCTACAAAACGTGCCGCTTTAGCTGCACCGTTTCTCATTGCTCTTCCAGTGATTACTATCGGTTTCCACCGCTTCTGTAAAGGCCGTTATGAACCCGCCTTTATCCGTTACCCTTTAGAG GAAGCTATGATGAAAGATACATTGGAAAGAGCAAGAGAGCCGAATCTGAACTTGAAAGGCTACTTGCAAGACGCTTATATTCATCCGGTTTTCAAAGGCGGTGATGACGACGATGACAGTGACGTGGTCGGAAAATTGGAGGATGAAGTCATCATAGTGCCAACGAAACGCCAATCGCGGAGGAACACTCCGGCACCAAGCAGAGTTAGCGGTGAATCTTCTCCATCTTTGGCCGTTATTAACGGTAAAGAAGTCTAG